One window from the genome of Gimesia aquarii encodes:
- a CDS encoding sugar phosphate isomerase/epimerase family protein, producing the protein MTPFSSRRDFLKQTTAFSAGLAFSSWAGSTFASTSLNQPLFKISLAQWSLHRALKSGKMDNLEFAKVAKDEFGISAVEYVNQFFKDKAKDAKYLAEMNQRASDAGVKNLLIMIDGEGALGDPDPQKRTQAIKNHHQWVKAAKTLGCHSIRVNARSNGSYKEQQKLAADGLRRLTKFATQYDINVLVENHGGLSSNGAWLAGVMKMVNLPNCGTLPDFGNFVINRKTGEEYDRYKGVKELMPYAKAVSAKTHDFDKDGNEINTDYVKMMKIVLDAGYHGYVGIEYEGRKLDEYAGIRASKKLLLKVRDELTPVAEPCPQPVQEECCGRTRRGLFRNRRFRR; encoded by the coding sequence ATGACTCCCTTTTCTTCTCGCCGCGACTTCCTCAAACAAACTACCGCATTTTCTGCTGGACTTGCGTTTTCCAGTTGGGCGGGTTCTACCTTTGCTTCTACTTCACTGAATCAGCCGTTGTTCAAAATTTCTCTGGCGCAATGGTCTCTGCATCGTGCACTTAAAAGCGGCAAGATGGACAACCTAGAATTTGCGAAAGTTGCTAAAGACGAGTTTGGAATTTCTGCTGTCGAGTATGTCAATCAGTTCTTCAAAGACAAGGCCAAAGACGCAAAGTATCTCGCCGAGATGAATCAGCGGGCCTCTGATGCAGGTGTGAAAAATTTACTAATCATGATCGATGGAGAAGGGGCACTCGGCGACCCTGATCCCCAAAAGCGAACGCAGGCAATTAAAAATCACCATCAATGGGTAAAAGCTGCTAAAACATTAGGTTGCCATTCAATTCGGGTGAATGCTCGTAGTAATGGCAGCTACAAAGAACAACAAAAACTGGCTGCTGACGGATTACGTCGCCTCACTAAATTTGCAACACAATATGATATTAATGTACTTGTGGAAAATCATGGTGGCCTGTCATCAAACGGTGCCTGGTTGGCGGGGGTCATGAAAATGGTCAATCTTCCCAACTGTGGAACACTGCCTGACTTTGGAAACTTTGTGATCAACCGCAAAACCGGTGAAGAATATGATCGCTATAAAGGGGTCAAAGAACTCATGCCTTATGCGAAAGCAGTCAGTGCCAAAACGCACGACTTTGACAAAGACGGTAATGAGATCAACACCGATTATGTGAAGATGATGAAAATCGTTCTCGACGCCGGTTATCATGGATATGTTGGCATTGAATATGAAGGCAGGAAGCTCGACGAATATGCGGGAATCAGGGCCAGTAAAAAACTGTTGTTGAAAGTGCGCGATGAACTGACGCCGGTTGCTGAACCTTGTCCTCAACCCGTGCAGGAAGAATGTTGTGGTCGCACCAGACGTGGCCTGTTCCGCAATCGCCGTTTTAGAAGATAA